The following are from one region of the Mesorhizobium sp. B4-1-4 genome:
- a CDS encoding isopenicillin N synthase family dioxygenase, protein MTPDIETIGIADLFGPPSPARDRTDARIMAAASGIGFMAVRDFPGDGWLTPDKRAQLLRIFTLPDAEKQKLLRWNFDRTKKNFYRGWFPLQPRAVSYKEGIDMGPDLADPTRVSASDDPLREPTPLPAENALPGWRSAAADYYRAMGTVGNALMRSIARGLGLPETVFDAYFDQGISTLRLIRYPLRDVNAGADAGGPQFSAVHRGETRTIIGGEHADSGFVTLLAQDGVEGLQAKNLAGEWIDVPPANGTLAVNFGQLLERWTGGRVRATRHRVIAPKTVRFSIPFFYEPRVDAEIAPLPLSGTEPFEPFLYGDYLWDSATNFVEMSGIKHLRLPHRTRAS, encoded by the coding sequence ATGACGCCGGATATCGAAACCATCGGGATTGCGGACCTGTTCGGGCCGCCCTCGCCCGCCCGCGACCGCACCGACGCCCGGATCATGGCCGCCGCCTCGGGCATCGGTTTCATGGCGGTCCGCGATTTTCCCGGCGATGGCTGGCTGACGCCGGACAAGCGCGCGCAATTGCTGCGCATCTTCACGCTTCCCGATGCCGAGAAGCAGAAACTGCTGCGCTGGAATTTCGACCGCACCAAGAAGAATTTCTACCGCGGCTGGTTCCCGCTGCAGCCGCGAGCCGTTTCCTACAAGGAAGGCATCGACATGGGGCCTGACCTTGCCGATCCGACGCGTGTTTCGGCTTCCGATGATCCTTTGCGCGAGCCAACACCTTTGCCGGCCGAAAATGCCCTGCCCGGCTGGCGCTCCGCGGCCGCCGACTACTATCGAGCGATGGGGACGGTCGGCAACGCGCTGATGCGGTCGATCGCCCGCGGGCTTGGCCTGCCGGAGACGGTCTTCGATGCCTATTTCGATCAGGGCATCTCGACGCTGCGCCTGATCCGCTATCCCCTGCGTGACGTCAATGCCGGCGCCGATGCTGGTGGCCCGCAGTTCTCGGCGGTCCATCGGGGCGAAACACGCACCATCATCGGCGGCGAACATGCCGATTCAGGCTTCGTCACTTTATTGGCGCAGGACGGCGTCGAGGGCTTGCAGGCAAAAAACCTGGCCGGCGAGTGGATTGACGTACCGCCGGCCAACGGCACGCTGGCGGTCAATTTCGGCCAGTTGCTGGAGCGCTGGACCGGCGGACGTGTCAGGGCGACGCGGCACCGGGTGATTGCGCCGAAGACGGTGCGTTTTTCGATCCCGTTTTTCTACGAGCCGCGCGTCGATGCCGAGATCGCTCCGTTGCCACTGAGCGGCACGGAACCTTTCGAGCCGTTTCTTTATGGTGATTATCTCTGGGACTCGGCGACGAATTTCGTCGAGATGAGCGGCATCAAGCATCTAAGGCTGCCCCACCGGACACGGGCCTCCTGA
- a CDS encoding GFA family protein, whose translation MAGYQGGCLCGAVRYRADVDPVNERICHCRLCQKAIGAAFNARVLFRIDDVTVEGPLATVNTSPDLKRGFCPNCGTTMFSRRDSAGIIGITTGSLDDPSLFRPQMHIWTGSKQPWLVLDDGLPQYEGAPPP comes from the coding sequence ATGGCTGGATATCAGGGCGGGTGCTTGTGCGGAGCGGTGCGCTATCGTGCCGACGTCGATCCTGTCAACGAACGTATCTGCCATTGCCGGCTTTGCCAGAAGGCGATCGGCGCTGCCTTCAATGCGCGCGTGCTGTTTCGCATCGACGATGTGACGGTCGAAGGACCGCTGGCGACTGTGAACACCTCGCCGGATCTCAAGCGCGGCTTTTGTCCGAATTGCGGCACGACGATGTTTTCGCGGCGCGATTCCGCCGGCATCATCGGCATCACCACCGGATCGCTCGACGATCCTTCGCTGTTTCGGCCGCAGATGCATATCTGGACCGGCTCGAAGCAGCCTTGGCTGGTCCTTGACGACGGCCTGCCGCAATATGAAGGCGCCCCGCCTCCGTAA
- a CDS encoding undecaprenyl-diphosphate phosphatase, producing the protein MADICTQGVDTGFVGLGYAKVAFLGLVQGITELLPISSTAHMRIVPAVLGWQDPGSAFSAAMQLAALAAVVSYFWGDVRDLVFGSLGALVRRDFADRDFRLASWIVLATIPIVIAGVALSGVLNTCNSPLRSLSVIGWACIVMAVLLALAEIFARHRRTMGEASLADALLVGIAQIGALIPGVSRSGSTLTAALGLGFKRAEAARFSFLLGLPAIALAGLKELWELHKVHLDAHGWSVLATGLVVASISAFFAIWGLMRVLERFSAWPFVIYRGLLGVVLLLGVAMGWLA; encoded by the coding sequence ATGGCTGACATCTGCACTCAGGGCGTGGATACGGGCTTTGTCGGCCTGGGATATGCCAAGGTCGCCTTTCTCGGCCTCGTTCAGGGCATCACCGAATTGCTGCCGATTTCCTCGACCGCCCACATGCGCATCGTGCCGGCGGTGCTTGGCTGGCAGGATCCCGGCTCCGCCTTCTCCGCGGCCATGCAGCTTGCCGCGCTCGCCGCCGTCGTCAGTTATTTCTGGGGCGATGTCAGGGATCTCGTGTTCGGCTCGCTCGGGGCTCTCGTGCGGCGCGATTTCGCGGACCGCGACTTTCGGCTGGCTTCCTGGATCGTGCTGGCGACGATCCCGATCGTCATTGCCGGCGTGGCGCTGTCAGGCGTTCTTAATACCTGCAATTCGCCGCTGCGCAGCCTGAGCGTGATCGGATGGGCCTGCATCGTCATGGCGGTCCTGCTGGCGCTGGCCGAGATTTTCGCCCGCCACCGCCGCACCATGGGCGAAGCGTCGCTCGCCGACGCGCTTCTGGTCGGCATCGCCCAGATCGGCGCGCTGATACCCGGCGTCTCACGCTCGGGCTCGACTTTGACGGCGGCATTGGGGCTCGGCTTCAAACGGGCCGAGGCGGCGCGGTTCTCGTTCCTGCTCGGCCTACCGGCGATCGCGCTGGCCGGTCTGAAGGAACTGTGGGAACTGCACAAGGTTCACCTTGATGCCCATGGGTGGTCGGTTCTTGCCACGGGGCTGGTCGTCGCCTCGATCTCCGCCTTCTTCGCCATCTGGGGGTTGATGCGCGTTCTGGAACGGTTCTCCGCCTGGCCTTTCGTCATCTACCGTGGCCTGCTCGGAGTCGTCCTGTTGCTCGGCGTCGCGATGGGATGGCTGGCCTAG
- a CDS encoding transglutaminase-like cysteine peptidase → MASSTGWRRKAKGLGLAVALTAFCSAASFAYSAPASMVIGGSTSQPIGHYDFCKIHVAECSIRSPDNAPEHMTGKLLHGITAVNLSVNTRVKPMSDLDNYGKEEWWAYPDNGFGDCEDYALEKRRELNSLGIAIANLLMTVVRKPDGEGHAVLTVRTDKGDFILDNLTDKVRLWNQTSYRYLKRQASDNTGHWVSILGGDEQLVSAVK, encoded by the coding sequence ATGGCATCCTCGACAGGTTGGCGCCGCAAGGCGAAGGGGCTGGGGCTGGCGGTTGCGCTGACCGCTTTCTGTTCGGCGGCGAGCTTCGCCTATTCCGCGCCCGCGTCCATGGTTATCGGTGGCTCGACCTCCCAGCCGATCGGCCACTATGATTTTTGCAAGATCCATGTCGCGGAATGCTCCATCCGCTCACCCGATAACGCGCCCGAACATATGACCGGCAAGCTGCTGCACGGGATCACGGCGGTAAATCTCTCGGTCAACACGCGCGTCAAGCCGATGAGCGACCTCGACAATTACGGCAAGGAGGAATGGTGGGCCTATCCCGACAACGGCTTCGGTGATTGCGAGGACTACGCGCTGGAAAAGCGGCGCGAACTCAACAGTTTAGGCATTGCCATCGCCAATCTCCTGATGACGGTGGTGCGCAAGCCCGACGGCGAAGGTCATGCCGTGCTGACAGTGCGCACCGACAAGGGCGACTTCATCCTCGACAACCTGACCGACAAGGTCCGCCTCTGGAACCAGACCAGCTACCGCTACCTGAAGAGGCAGGCGAGCGACAACACCGGGCACTGGGTTTCCATTCTTGGCGGCGACGAACAGCTGGTCAGCGCTGTCAAATAG
- a CDS encoding phosphodiester glycosidase family protein — MDFPTLLNAVPLLAAFAKTALPQAIATMMAFGQWFATVPPCRGFAFEAASYLVCEVDPKRYSIELFWKDPAGKPFQSLHNLDYAQRAAGRTMLFAINAGMYHPDLRPVGLYIERGQEMADVKTGSGTGNFSLQPNGIFYISGGKAAVRATRDFVRKRPPTDYATQSGPMLVIDGHLHPKFQSDSTSRKTRDGVGVRKDGVAVFAISNGAVTFHAFARLFRDALGCDNALFLDGSISSLLAPAIGRNDDYWNLGPMIGVFRKRG; from the coding sequence ATGGATTTTCCGACACTTCTCAACGCCGTCCCGCTGTTGGCGGCCTTCGCCAAGACCGCCCTGCCCCAGGCGATCGCCACGATGATGGCGTTCGGCCAATGGTTCGCAACGGTACCACCGTGCCGCGGTTTTGCCTTTGAGGCGGCCAGCTATCTCGTCTGCGAGGTCGACCCGAAACGCTATTCGATCGAGCTGTTCTGGAAGGATCCAGCTGGTAAACCTTTTCAATCGCTGCACAATCTCGATTATGCTCAGCGCGCGGCCGGCCGCACCATGCTGTTTGCCATCAATGCCGGCATGTATCACCCCGACCTCAGGCCGGTCGGCCTCTATATCGAGCGAGGCCAGGAAATGGCTGATGTGAAGACGGGATCGGGAACCGGCAATTTTTCGCTGCAGCCGAATGGCATCTTCTACATCAGCGGCGGCAAGGCCGCGGTCCGGGCGACAAGGGACTTCGTCAGGAAGCGGCCGCCCACCGACTATGCGACGCAATCCGGGCCGATGCTGGTGATCGACGGCCACCTTCATCCGAAATTCCAGTCCGACAGCACCTCGCGCAAGACCCGCGACGGTGTCGGCGTGCGAAAGGACGGTGTCGCGGTCTTTGCCATTTCGAATGGTGCGGTGACGTTCCATGCATTCGCCCGGCTCTTTCGCGATGCGCTCGGCTGCGACAATGCGCTGTTCCTCGACGGCTCGATTTCAAGCCTGCTTGCCCCGGCAATCGGCCGCAACGACGATTACTGGAATCTGGGACCGATGATCGGCGTGTTCAGGAAGCGCGGCTAG
- a CDS encoding DedA family protein: MQSFIDQSVCFIENHQAWAGVVVGLLAFGESLVLVGILLPGTTVLVIVGGLVGAGIVQPLPVLLAAMVGATLGDTVSYFLGKWLGRGVVHKWPLNRYRREIARARLFFHRYGFAAVFVGRFFGPVRATVPLVAGMMGMNRRRFQIANILSAIIWAPAVLSPGWLVAKGAGSLPELDATSLFGMAVIAAIALVIIAVIAGKLRGKRQPSRAS, encoded by the coding sequence GTGCAGTCGTTCATCGACCAGAGCGTTTGTTTCATCGAAAACCATCAGGCCTGGGCAGGCGTCGTGGTCGGACTGCTGGCGTTCGGTGAATCGCTGGTGCTGGTCGGCATCCTCTTGCCCGGCACCACGGTCCTGGTCATCGTCGGCGGCCTGGTGGGCGCAGGCATTGTCCAGCCTTTGCCCGTTCTTCTCGCAGCGATGGTCGGTGCGACGCTCGGCGACACCGTCTCCTATTTCCTTGGCAAATGGCTCGGACGCGGTGTCGTCCATAAATGGCCGCTCAATCGCTACCGGCGCGAGATCGCCCGGGCGCGGCTGTTCTTCCATCGTTATGGCTTCGCGGCGGTTTTCGTCGGCCGCTTCTTCGGCCCGGTCCGCGCCACCGTGCCGCTGGTCGCGGGCATGATGGGCATGAACCGGCGCCGCTTCCAGATCGCCAACATCCTGTCGGCGATCATCTGGGCTCCAGCCGTTCTGTCGCCGGGATGGCTGGTCGCCAAGGGCGCCGGCAGTCTCCCCGAACTCGATGCGACCAGCCTGTTCGGCATGGCGGTGATCGCAGCCATCGCCTTGGTCATCATAGCGGTGATCGCCGGCAAGCTCCGGGGCAAGCGCCAGCCTAGCCGCGCTTCCTGA
- a CDS encoding DUF1402 family protein, translating to MIALQRFLLVLLLAALSWSGALMVETAHAGGLVVVPSGNRSETQPPIPDASATRTRAFKTTYPEKYEKIVALLKHEKKLVAHIKQVAAAYDIDPIHIVGALVGEHTYNVTAVGSVQTYYVKALSYSGLDFAFRYKGVPVQTFVQRPEFAACAEAKDSAALWSCRDRVWVEHCGKSVDSVTYEAMTFQQAFFQPFFAGQTFGLGQISPLTALEVTDLVNRVSGYDKLTPDRPQAIYRDVMDPDRSIVYIAAIVRDAIDAYKQEGFDISGNPGITATLYNVGQPRQRAADLRAAVASGKGRKLPVENYYGWLVNDKLDELRSLLDSGS from the coding sequence ATGATTGCGTTGCAGCGATTTCTCCTGGTCCTCCTGCTCGCGGCCCTCTCCTGGAGTGGCGCGCTCATGGTGGAGACGGCGCATGCCGGCGGGCTGGTCGTCGTTCCATCCGGCAATCGCTCCGAAACGCAACCGCCAATCCCGGATGCATCCGCGACGCGAACGCGCGCCTTCAAGACCACCTACCCGGAAAAATACGAGAAGATCGTCGCGCTGCTGAAGCACGAGAAGAAACTGGTGGCGCACATCAAGCAGGTGGCGGCCGCCTACGATATCGATCCTATCCATATCGTCGGCGCGCTTGTCGGCGAACATACCTATAACGTCACCGCCGTCGGCTCGGTACAGACCTACTATGTGAAGGCACTGTCCTATTCCGGCCTCGACTTTGCCTTCCGCTACAAGGGCGTGCCGGTGCAGACCTTTGTCCAGCGGCCGGAGTTCGCGGCCTGCGCCGAGGCCAAAGACAGTGCCGCCCTGTGGAGTTGCCGCGACAGGGTCTGGGTAGAACATTGTGGCAAGAGCGTCGATAGCGTCACCTACGAGGCCATGACCTTCCAGCAGGCGTTCTTCCAGCCCTTCTTCGCCGGCCAGACATTCGGCCTTGGCCAGATCAGCCCGTTGACCGCGCTGGAAGTGACCGACCTGGTCAACAGGGTGAGCGGCTATGACAAGCTGACGCCAGATCGTCCGCAGGCGATCTATCGTGACGTCATGGATCCGGACCGCAGCATCGTCTACATCGCGGCGATCGTGCGCGACGCCATCGACGCCTACAAACAGGAGGGCTTCGACATATCGGGCAATCCGGGCATAACGGCCACGCTCTACAATGTCGGCCAACCCCGGCAGCGGGCGGCCGACCTGCGCGCGGCAGTCGCCAGTGGCAAGGGCCGCAAGCTGCCGGTGGAAAATTATTATGGCTGGCTCGTCAACGACAAGCTCGACGAACTCAGGAGCCTGCTCGATAGCGGCAGCTGA
- a CDS encoding GH25 family lysozyme yields MRLPGVISFVIASLCLAGCSSTSGMDALDVQKPSNETTSSVVRPSAPIASVPVTRVNNARKRTEPAPVDDTVRPFGLAEEETVAFPAPELPDSVDPPVEPAALVSPPKLLSRAAPPMLAGPITRYGFRDAKPINFGRSSPRHLAVHGVDVSRWQGNVNWEKLRAQGANFAYIKATDGGDHLDSMFTRNWRGADAAGLKRGAYHFFYWCRTAGEQADWFIRNVPKVEGALPPVIDVEWNGDSSCQRRPSREKVLEKMQVFMDKLERHYGQRPIIYTAPDFYRDNLQGAFLDYPFWLRAVARHPSKVYPDRKWLFWQYSGSGLSHGVTGRIDLNVFHGDERQWRAWAGGRQMMADAE; encoded by the coding sequence ATGCGGTTACCAGGCGTCATCAGTTTCGTGATCGCATCACTGTGCCTTGCCGGCTGCTCGTCGACATCGGGCATGGATGCGCTCGACGTGCAGAAGCCGTCGAACGAGACCACCAGTTCGGTGGTGCGGCCAAGCGCGCCGATCGCATCCGTCCCCGTCACCAGGGTCAACAATGCGCGCAAGCGCACTGAGCCCGCGCCCGTGGACGACACTGTTCGCCCCTTTGGCCTTGCGGAGGAGGAAACGGTGGCGTTTCCGGCGCCCGAATTGCCCGACAGCGTCGATCCGCCGGTCGAGCCGGCAGCCCTGGTCTCGCCTCCGAAACTTTTGTCGCGGGCAGCCCCGCCCATGCTTGCCGGGCCGATCACGCGCTATGGCTTTCGCGATGCCAAACCGATCAATTTCGGCCGCTCCTCGCCCCGGCATCTTGCCGTGCACGGGGTCGACGTGTCGCGCTGGCAAGGGAATGTGAATTGGGAGAAGCTACGCGCCCAGGGCGCCAACTTCGCCTACATCAAGGCGACCGATGGCGGCGACCATCTTGATTCGATGTTCACCAGGAACTGGCGCGGCGCCGACGCGGCCGGGCTGAAGCGCGGCGCCTATCACTTCTTCTACTGGTGCCGAACCGCCGGCGAGCAGGCCGACTGGTTCATCCGCAACGTGCCGAAGGTCGAAGGCGCCTTGCCGCCGGTGATCGATGTCGAGTGGAACGGCGACTCCAGCTGCCAGCGGCGGCCGTCGCGCGAAAAGGTCCTGGAGAAGATGCAGGTGTTCATGGACAAGCTGGAGCGTCACTATGGCCAGCGTCCGATCATCTACACCGCGCCGGATTTCTATCGCGACAATCTGCAGGGCGCCTTTCTCGACTATCCGTTCTGGCTGCGGGCGGTGGCGAGACATCCGTCAAAGGTCTATCCCGATCGCAAATGGCTGTTCTGGCAATATTCCGGCTCCGGCCTGTCGCATGGCGTCACCGGCCGCATCGACCTCAACGTTTTCCATGGCGACGAGCGTCAATGGCGCGCCTGGGCCGGCGGTCGGCAGATGATGGCGGACGCGGAGTAG
- a CDS encoding EAL domain-containing protein: MFYLKPLKDVSVRTKLSLGFGLALLCVLAVGLFGVDQLRSLNEITGEITGVWLPQVQVVEEMKRNLAEHQLYATLRMRTDDTRQLLRIDDEMARESDEILRGRRAYRRSAGSRAEQELFDQFVYLWTAYQDSLTSIFPLLETEGRTKALKEFETVSLPTVAEAAQRLDGLLALTNQRSTAVAAMADRTYTIAQRLTWAAIAFAAVCLGGLVAWIRHNVSKPILTVSEAMHRLTLGDRRSTLVAPKRDRRDEIGVLFSAFAGYRASLERSDALAREAELERQHLAAAAANMPVGLCMFDAERRLVFCNQTYADLYHLPETLTRPGSHWADLKRFRIAAGLYVGLEPERYLEELSATIDRAERVVSLVELRDGRTIDLIHQPLPGGGWLATHHDVTDLRRSEARISHMARHDGLTDLPNRTLFHERAEEALIEMSRQNGKVAVLCLDLDHFKTVNDTLGHPIGDALLKEVAARLRRVLREGDTVARLGGDEFVIIQKGTDQPVEATALAQRVIDALSAPYIVDGHGVMISASVGISIAPDDGENADELLKNGDMALYLAKADGRRTYRFFEPEMDARMQARRFLELDLREAVGREQLEIYYQPLLNIGRGEVSCFEALLRWHHPKRGIVSPAEFIPLAEEIGLIVPIGDWVIKQACLDAAGWPKGIKVAVNLSPTQFRTRLLSTIVEALDASGLPASQLELEITETVLLANSPATLALLQQIHILGVHIAMDDFGTGYSSLSYLRSFPFDKIKIDQSFVRDADDVDSSVAIIRAVTSLGNSLGIQTTAEGVETAEQLERVRREGCTEAQGFLLSRPLPAREIPAMLQRTRAVVAGDIIEPAPEITAERKDRRRKSAL, from the coding sequence ATGTTTTACCTGAAGCCATTGAAGGATGTTAGCGTCAGGACCAAGCTCTCGCTGGGCTTTGGTCTGGCGTTGTTGTGCGTCCTGGCAGTAGGGCTATTTGGGGTGGATCAGCTGCGATCTCTCAATGAAATCACAGGTGAGATCACAGGCGTTTGGTTGCCGCAGGTCCAGGTCGTGGAGGAGATGAAGCGCAATCTCGCGGAACATCAGCTCTATGCGACGCTGCGCATGCGCACCGACGATACCCGACAGCTGCTGCGCATCGATGACGAGATGGCGAGGGAGAGCGACGAGATTCTGAGGGGTCGGCGTGCCTACCGTAGAAGCGCCGGATCGCGCGCCGAGCAGGAACTGTTCGATCAGTTCGTTTATCTGTGGACGGCCTATCAAGACTCCCTGACATCCATTTTCCCGCTCCTGGAAACAGAGGGGCGAACAAAGGCCCTTAAAGAGTTCGAGACGGTATCGCTGCCAACCGTCGCCGAGGCGGCGCAGCGGCTGGACGGCTTGCTGGCCCTCACCAATCAGCGCAGCACGGCTGTCGCAGCCATGGCGGATCGCACCTACACCATCGCGCAGCGGCTGACCTGGGCCGCGATTGCCTTTGCCGCCGTGTGCCTCGGCGGGCTTGTCGCCTGGATTCGACACAATGTCAGCAAGCCGATCCTCACGGTGAGCGAGGCGATGCATCGCCTAACACTGGGTGACCGCCGCTCAACCCTCGTTGCACCCAAAAGGGATCGCCGGGACGAGATTGGGGTGTTGTTCTCGGCCTTTGCCGGCTACCGTGCCAGCCTGGAACGCAGTGATGCCTTGGCCCGCGAGGCGGAGCTGGAACGGCAGCATCTGGCCGCAGCAGCAGCAAACATGCCGGTGGGTCTGTGCATGTTCGATGCCGAGCGGCGGCTGGTTTTTTGCAACCAGACCTACGCTGACCTCTATCACTTGCCGGAGACCCTGACCCGTCCAGGCTCGCATTGGGCCGATTTGAAGCGGTTCCGGATCGCCGCGGGGCTCTATGTCGGCCTGGAGCCGGAAAGATATCTGGAAGAACTCTCGGCGACGATCGACCGTGCCGAGCGCGTCGTGAGCCTCGTCGAACTCCGGGACGGGCGCACAATCGACCTCATCCACCAGCCGCTGCCAGGCGGCGGATGGCTTGCCACGCACCACGACGTGACCGACTTGCGGCGTAGCGAGGCCCGCATCTCGCATATGGCCCGCCACGACGGGCTTACCGATCTTCCGAACCGTACATTGTTCCACGAACGCGCCGAGGAAGCTCTGATCGAGATGAGCCGGCAGAACGGCAAGGTCGCCGTCCTTTGCCTTGATCTCGATCATTTCAAGACGGTCAACGACACGCTGGGGCATCCGATTGGTGACGCCCTGCTGAAGGAGGTCGCCGCCAGGCTGAGGCGCGTCCTCCGTGAAGGCGACACGGTAGCCAGGCTCGGTGGCGACGAGTTCGTGATCATTCAGAAGGGGACGGATCAGCCGGTCGAGGCCACTGCCCTTGCTCAAAGGGTCATAGACGCGCTGAGCGCGCCTTATATCGTCGATGGACACGGGGTTATGATCAGCGCCAGCGTCGGCATTTCGATTGCGCCGGACGATGGCGAGAACGCCGACGAGCTGCTCAAGAACGGCGACATGGCGCTCTACCTGGCAAAGGCGGACGGACGCAGAACATATAGGTTCTTCGAGCCGGAAATGGATGCCCGCATGCAGGCGCGGCGGTTTCTCGAACTCGATCTGCGCGAGGCGGTGGGACGGGAGCAGCTCGAGATCTATTACCAACCGCTCCTCAATATCGGCCGCGGCGAGGTCAGCTGCTTCGAAGCGCTGCTGCGCTGGCATCACCCGAAGCGTGGCATCGTCTCTCCGGCAGAGTTCATTCCCCTGGCCGAGGAGATCGGCCTCATCGTCCCGATCGGCGACTGGGTGATCAAGCAAGCGTGTCTCGACGCAGCAGGCTGGCCCAAAGGCATCAAGGTTGCCGTCAACCTGTCGCCGACGCAGTTTCGCACGCGCTTGCTTTCGACGATCGTCGAGGCACTGGATGCCTCGGGGCTGCCCGCGAGTCAGCTCGAGCTTGAGATCACCGAGACGGTACTGCTGGCCAACAGCCCGGCGACTCTCGCGCTGCTGCAGCAGATCCACATACTGGGGGTGCATATTGCGATGGACGACTTCGGAACCGGATATTCGAGCTTGAGCTACCTGCGCTCTTTCCCGTTCGACAAGATCAAGATCGACCAGTCCTTCGTCAGGGATGCCGATGACGTCGACAGCTCGGTTGCCATCATCCGGGCCGTCACGAGCCTTGGCAACAGCCTCGGGATACAGACCACCGCCGAAGGGGTCGAGACAGCGGAACAGCTCGAGCGGGTACGAAGAGAAGGCTGCACCGAGGCACAGGGTTTCCTGCTCAGTCGGCCGCTCCCTGCTCGGGAAATCCCCGCAATGCTGCAGCGCACGCGCGCCGTCGTGGCTGGCGACATCATCGAGCCTGCACCCGAAATAACGGCCGAGCGGAAAGATCGGCGTCGCAAGAGCGCGTTGTAG
- a CDS encoding NADH-quinone oxidoreductase subunit D: protein MTEAKVRNFTINFGPQHPAAHGVLRLVLELDGEVVERVDPHIGLLHRGTEKLIEHKNYLQALPYFDRLDYVAPMNQEHAFCLAAEKLLQISVPRRGQLIRVLFCEIGRLLSHLLNVTTQAMDIGALTPPLWGFAEREKLMVFYERASGARMHANYFRVGGVHQDLPPELLDDIWNFCDPFLKVCDNLDELLTGNRIFKQRNVDIGTIGLDDAWAWGFSGVMVRGSGAAWDLRKAQPYECYPEMDFDIPVGKNGDCYDRYLVRMEEMRQSVRIIKQCLEKLRLPAGQGPVAISNQKITPPNRSEMRRSMEATIHHFKLYTEGIRVPTGEVYAAVEAPKGEFGVYLISDGSNVPYRCKIRAPSFAHLQAMDFLSRGHMIADVSAIIGSLDIVFGEIDR from the coding sequence GTGACTGAAGCGAAGGTTCGTAATTTCACCATCAACTTTGGGCCGCAACACCCGGCAGCGCATGGCGTCCTGCGGCTTGTGCTCGAACTCGACGGCGAAGTGGTCGAGCGAGTCGATCCGCATATCGGACTGCTGCACCGCGGCACGGAAAAACTGATCGAGCATAAGAACTATCTTCAGGCACTCCCCTACTTTGATCGGCTCGACTACGTCGCCCCGATGAATCAGGAGCACGCCTTCTGCCTTGCGGCTGAGAAATTGCTCCAGATATCGGTTCCGCGACGCGGGCAGCTCATTCGCGTCCTTTTCTGCGAAATCGGGCGGCTGCTGTCGCACCTCCTCAACGTCACGACGCAAGCAATGGACATCGGCGCTCTGACCCCGCCGCTGTGGGGTTTCGCCGAGCGTGAGAAGCTGATGGTTTTCTACGAGCGTGCTTCCGGCGCCCGGATGCACGCTAACTATTTCAGGGTTGGCGGCGTGCATCAGGATCTGCCACCGGAACTTCTCGACGATATTTGGAATTTTTGTGACCCTTTCCTCAAGGTCTGCGACAATCTCGATGAACTGCTGACTGGCAATCGGATTTTCAAGCAGCGAAACGTTGACATCGGAACGATCGGTTTGGACGACGCCTGGGCATGGGGCTTTTCAGGCGTGATGGTGCGCGGTTCCGGAGCCGCCTGGGATTTGCGCAAGGCCCAGCCTTACGAATGCTATCCCGAGATGGATTTCGACATTCCCGTCGGCAAGAACGGGGATTGCTACGACCGCTATCTGGTTCGAATGGAGGAAATGCGCCAATCCGTCCGGATCATCAAGCAGTGTTTGGAAAAGTTACGGCTTCCGGCGGGCCAAGGACCAGTCGCAATATCCAATCAAAAGATCACGCCGCCAAACCGTTCCGAAATGAGGCGCTCCATGGAAGCGACTATCCACCATTTCAAACTCTACACCGAAGGCATCCGTGTCCCTACTGGAGAGGTGTATGCGGCTGTCGAAGCACCAAAGGGCGAGTTCGGCGTCTATCTGATTTCAGATGGCAGCAATGTCCCGTATCGATGCAAAATCCGGGCCCCATCCTTTGCCCACCTGCAGGCGATGGATTTCCTGTCCAGAGGCCACATGATCGCCGACGTGTCGGCGATCATCGGCTCGCTCGACATCGTGTTTGGAGAAATCGATCGTTAG
- a CDS encoding DUF6496 domain-containing protein, translated as MPDKKTIEKARKDKRQGKSPSTQAGEFVHEEIEKVRRGEHGARSTKQAIAIGLSEARRAGVDLPPPKKGKVKESTRKSAEYAYEVGQGERTPKRRPKVSKAVSEVLEHEPKNTTSHEALSRQTKRAASHRTAEERSAAAKKAGETKGPSGRSAAARKAAETRARKT; from the coding sequence ATGCCAGACAAAAAGACCATCGAGAAGGCGCGAAAGGACAAGCGCCAAGGCAAGTCGCCGAGCACCCAGGCTGGTGAGTTCGTTCATGAGGAGATCGAAAAGGTCCGGCGCGGCGAGCATGGCGCGCGCTCGACCAAGCAGGCGATCGCCATCGGCCTATCGGAAGCACGTCGCGCTGGTGTTGATCTGCCGCCGCCCAAGAAAGGCAAGGTCAAGGAGAGCACGCGCAAGAGCGCCGAATACGCCTATGAAGTCGGCCAGGGCGAGCGCACGCCGAAGCGCCGCCCGAAGGTCTCGAAGGCTGTGTCCGAGGTCCTCGAACACGAACCGAAGAACACGACATCGCATGAGGCTCTCTCACGGCAGACCAAGCGCGCGGCATCACACCGGACGGCAGAAGAACGCTCGGCTGCGGCGAAGAAGGCAGGCGAGACGAAGGGCCCGTCCGGTCGTTCGGCCGCGGCACGGAAGGCCGCCGAAACGCGTGCGCGGAAGACCTGA